The Herpetosiphonaceae bacterium genome includes a region encoding these proteins:
- a CDS encoding ABC transporter ATP-binding protein yields the protein MTTADRKQRYPFYGLWQFIRHKPIIFILLALTPFLEKAFVILLGLVQQSFFNQLETATGSRQLSFSVVLLTLLAQYFGINVIIAVLRSIGRMSFADAEFSIVKLLQYNLLERILQRPGAQALPGSTGAAISNFRDDVWAAFILFSPLNNMVANIVFAIVAFVILLQVNVLITLCVFIPLACIIAIAEKAKTRLHTYRQASREATSQVTGAIGEIFGAVQAIQVAGAEARVVKHFDALNDRRMTMDIRDAVLNNTVNAFMGSSTAIGTGLLLLMVALTIRSDPFRAGDLALFSAYLGIVTGSVQFIGNFRTQYIRTGVSFERLLSLMHGASLKQLVAPKPLYLRGPEPPALIHPVKTSADLLDHLEATDLTYHYPDTGRGIEGIDIRLKRGSLTVITGRVGSGKTTCLRVLLGLLPKERGQIRWNGQDVADPAAFFVPPRSAYTPQVPHLFSDTLKDNILLGLPEDRVRLAEATQLAVLDRDVATLEHGLDTMIGTRGVKLSGGQGQRTAAARMFVRDPELLIFDDLSSALDVETEQALWNQLFARGDKTCLVASHRRQVLQRATQIIVLKDGRVAATGTLEGLLKTSEEMQRLWRGENEPAPAPPEEADPQPGSS from the coding sequence ATGACCACGGCTGATCGCAAGCAGCGCTACCCATTCTACGGGCTGTGGCAGTTTATCCGCCACAAGCCGATCATCTTCATCCTCCTGGCGCTGACGCCGTTTCTGGAAAAAGCCTTCGTGATCCTGCTGGGCCTGGTCCAGCAATCGTTTTTCAATCAGCTTGAGACAGCGACGGGATCGCGGCAGCTTAGCTTCAGCGTCGTGCTGCTGACGCTGCTGGCGCAGTACTTCGGGATCAACGTGATCATCGCCGTGCTGCGGTCGATCGGCAGAATGAGCTTCGCCGACGCCGAGTTTTCGATCGTCAAGCTGCTGCAATACAACCTTCTGGAGCGCATCCTCCAGCGTCCGGGCGCGCAAGCCCTGCCAGGCTCCACCGGAGCCGCGATCAGCAACTTTCGCGACGACGTATGGGCCGCGTTTATCCTCTTTTCTCCGCTCAACAACATGGTCGCCAACATCGTCTTTGCGATCGTCGCGTTTGTGATCCTGCTCCAGGTCAATGTGCTGATCACGCTCTGCGTCTTCATTCCGCTGGCCTGCATCATCGCGATTGCCGAGAAGGCCAAGACCCGGCTGCACACCTACCGCCAGGCCAGCCGCGAGGCGACCAGCCAGGTGACGGGCGCGATCGGCGAGATCTTCGGCGCAGTGCAGGCGATCCAGGTCGCGGGCGCGGAGGCGCGTGTCGTCAAGCACTTCGACGCGCTCAACGACCGGCGCATGACGATGGATATTCGCGACGCCGTGCTCAACAACACCGTCAACGCCTTCATGGGCAGCTCGACGGCGATCGGGACCGGCCTGCTGCTGCTGATGGTCGCGCTGACGATCCGCTCCGATCCCTTCCGCGCGGGCGATCTTGCGCTTTTCAGCGCCTACCTTGGCATCGTGACCGGCTCGGTTCAGTTCATCGGCAATTTCCGCACGCAGTACATTCGCACGGGCGTCTCGTTCGAGCGCCTGCTGAGCCTGATGCACGGCGCGTCTCTGAAGCAGCTTGTCGCGCCCAAGCCGCTCTACCTGCGCGGCCCTGAGCCTCCGGCGCTGATCCATCCCGTAAAAACCAGCGCCGATCTCCTCGATCATCTTGAGGCGACCGATCTAACGTATCACTATCCCGACACCGGACGCGGCATCGAAGGCATCGACATTCGGCTCAAGCGCGGCTCGCTGACCGTGATCACCGGACGTGTCGGCTCCGGCAAAACGACCTGCCTGCGCGTGCTGCTCGGCCTGCTGCCCAAAGAGCGCGGCCAGATCCGCTGGAACGGACAGGACGTAGCCGATCCGGCGGCCTTCTTTGTGCCGCCGCGCAGCGCGTACACCCCCCAGGTGCCGCATCTCTTCAGCGACACGCTCAAAGACAACATCTTGCTGGGCCTGCCCGAAGACCGCGTGCGGCTGGCGGAGGCGACGCAGCTTGCGGTGCTTGATCGTGATGTCGCCACGCTGGAGCACGGCCTAGACACGATGATCGGCACGCGCGGCGTCAAGCTCTCCGGCGGGCAAGGGCAGCGTACGGCAGCGGCCCGTATGTTCGTCCGCGATCCTGAGCTGCTGATCTTCGACGATCTTTCCAGCGCGCTCGATGTCGAGACGGAGCAGGCCCTATGGAATCAGCTCTTTGCGCGCGGCGATAAAACCTGCCTGGTCGCCTCACACCGGCGGCAGGTGCTCCAACGCGCCACGCAGATTATTGTGCTCAAAGATGGGCGCGTCGCGGCGACAGGCACGCTTGAAGGCTTGCTGAAAACATCCGAGGAGATGCAGCGGCTCTGGCGAGGCGAGAACGAGCCAGCGCCAGCGCCGCCGGAGGAGGCCGATCCACAGCCTGGCTCGTCGTAA
- a CDS encoding glutamate-1-semialdehyde 2,1-aminomutase gives MFPKSHQLSDQLRSLVPSGAHAFSKAADQWPACSPRMLSHGKGAWVWDIDGNRYVDWFTGLTTVSLGHAYPTVIERVAAQLAQGQNFQLPTALEYTAARTFLDTIALAEMVKFAKDGSTVNDAALRLARAYTGRSYVAKCRDQPFFSYGDWFIGKTRCNNGILPEAYQYTLEFPYNDLEYLERLFATYSEQIAAVIVEPVRFDRPQPGFLEGLRDLCTREGALLIFDEVVTGMKYHLNGAQAMFGVQPDLTTWGKGIANGFALSALTGPRAIMDLGDTTQHDGTRIFLLSSTHGGESSSLAAMIATVETFAAHDLIGQNYACGRQLREQGMTILAEYGIAEQVEFIGYDCFLAMKYRDAQGAESRAFRTLFFQELVKHGVLFRGIFYPTVSHRDTELDATLAAFRRAAETYRAALEQGVERYLVGPPIEPVL, from the coding sequence ATGTTTCCAAAGAGTCATCAGCTTTCCGATCAACTGCGCTCGCTGGTGCCGAGCGGCGCGCACGCCTTTTCAAAAGCGGCGGATCAATGGCCCGCGTGCTCGCCCAGGATGCTCTCACACGGCAAGGGCGCGTGGGTCTGGGACATCGACGGCAACCGCTACGTTGATTGGTTTACCGGGCTGACGACAGTTTCGCTGGGCCACGCCTATCCCACGGTGATCGAGCGGGTCGCGGCGCAGCTTGCGCAGGGCCAGAACTTTCAACTGCCGACCGCGCTGGAATACACGGCGGCGCGGACCTTCCTCGACACGATCGCCCTGGCCGAGATGGTCAAATTCGCCAAAGACGGCAGCACGGTTAACGATGCCGCGCTGCGCCTGGCGCGAGCCTATACCGGGCGCTCCTATGTCGCCAAGTGCCGTGACCAGCCGTTCTTTAGCTACGGCGACTGGTTCATCGGCAAGACGCGCTGTAACAACGGCATTTTGCCGGAAGCCTACCAGTACACGCTGGAGTTTCCGTATAACGACCTTGAGTATCTGGAGCGGCTGTTTGCGACCTATTCGGAGCAGATCGCGGCGGTGATCGTCGAGCCGGTGCGCTTCGATCGTCCGCAGCCCGGTTTTCTGGAGGGTCTGCGCGATCTGTGTACCCGCGAGGGAGCGCTGCTGATCTTCGACGAGGTAGTTACGGGCATGAAGTACCACCTCAACGGCGCGCAGGCCATGTTCGGCGTGCAGCCCGATCTGACGACCTGGGGCAAGGGCATCGCCAATGGCTTTGCGCTGTCGGCGCTGACGGGGCCGCGCGCGATCATGGATCTGGGCGATACAACGCAGCACGACGGCACGCGCATCTTCCTGCTCTCGTCGACCCACGGCGGCGAGAGCAGCAGCCTGGCGGCGATGATCGCAACTGTTGAGACGTTTGCCGCGCACGATCTGATCGGCCAGAACTATGCCTGTGGGCGACAGCTCCGCGAGCAGGGCATGACAATCCTGGCCGAGTACGGCATCGCCGAGCAGGTCGAGTTCATCGGCTACGATTGCTTCCTGGCGATGAAGTACCGCGACGCGCAGGGGGCGGAGTCGCGCGCGTTCAGGACGCTCTTTTTTCAGGAGTTGGTCAAGCATGGCGTGCTGTTTCGCGGCATCTTCTACCCCACGGTGAGCCACCGCGACACAGAGCTTGACGCAACGCTGGCGGCATTCCGCCGTGCCGCCGAGACGTACCGGGCCGCGCTTGAGCAGGGCGTCGAGCGCTATCTGGTCGGCCCGCCGATCGAGCCGGTCTTGTAG
- a CDS encoding SDR family oxidoreductase: MTDRAVLVTGANSGIGAGITRLLSASGYAVLGTYFSHPERADELRSSLRASGGRVAMVQADLADPLYDYHGLVAAAIDELGDLNAVVNCAAEVSTIRFRDVTTDDFDRLICLNLRAPLFISQAAFLAHQAGVCRLTAIVNISSVSDRYVWHGPAYEASKAGLSMITRSIGFELAQAGIRVNAVAPGSVASERSLAEPGWSRELIGEIVPMGRAGEPEDVANVVHFLLSDAAAYLTGQVLYVDGGLSLRL; this comes from the coding sequence TTGACCGATCGGGCTGTTCTTGTCACGGGAGCCAATAGCGGCATCGGCGCGGGGATTACGCGGCTGCTGAGCGCATCGGGCTACGCTGTGCTCGGCACGTACTTTTCGCATCCGGAGCGCGCCGACGAGCTGCGGTCCAGCCTGAGAGCCTCCGGCGGACGAGTGGCTATGGTCCAGGCCGATCTGGCCGATCCGCTGTACGATTATCACGGCCTGGTCGCGGCGGCGATCGATGAGCTTGGCGATCTTAACGCCGTGGTCAACTGCGCCGCCGAGGTCAGCACGATTCGCTTTCGCGACGTGACGACGGACGACTTCGATCGGCTGATCTGCCTCAACTTACGCGCGCCGCTCTTTATCAGCCAGGCGGCGTTTCTGGCGCATCAGGCCGGAGTCTGCCGCCTGACGGCGATTGTGAACATATCCTCCGTGAGCGACCGCTATGTCTGGCATGGCCCGGCCTATGAGGCCAGCAAGGCGGGGCTGTCGATGATTACGCGCTCGATCGGCTTCGAGCTGGCGCAGGCCGGGATTCGCGTCAACGCCGTCGCGCCCGGCAGCGTTGCCTCGGAGCGGTCGCTGGCCGAGCCGGGCTGGAGCCGCGAGCTGATCGGCGAGATCGTCCCGATGGGGCGCGCTGGCGAGCCGGAGGATGTGGCGAACGTCGTCCATTTTTTGCTCTCGGATGCGGCGGCCTATCTCACCGGCCAGGTGCTCTACGTCGACGGCGGGCTGTCTCTGCGGTTGTAG
- a CDS encoding aminoglycoside phosphotransferase family protein: MSHEPGTVAEALRRRIGPQITIAEARRLSVGFGHAAWYLRTVEQGAFLLKIATRQPTDYYFANEIHAQQRMLQHGQPVPEIVAVCHAPNELGQHFYIQRWIPGEDGTTAVAAMSARQRSAFACDFGRAVALMHRIEGAAFSEDALGENVLPSWRDLCATRLSDLIRSNVQAAVLPPDRLAIVEERCARMIAELASDIAPVFTHRDLYLPNTLVHEGRFKTVIDFESVRFYDGLWDFVKLYAWVFRHYPEMEAPFLAGYRSAQPWPADAARRILLYQGLEYLAALPYFARQYPSPDRLREFQGLMAQWLSERAVSSMG; this comes from the coding sequence ATGAGCCACGAGCCAGGGACGGTTGCCGAAGCGTTGCGCCGGAGGATCGGGCCGCAGATCACGATCGCCGAGGCGCGCAGGCTGAGCGTCGGCTTTGGGCACGCGGCCTGGTACCTGCGGACGGTAGAGCAGGGCGCGTTCTTGCTCAAGATCGCCACGCGGCAGCCGACCGACTACTACTTCGCGAATGAGATTCACGCGCAGCAGCGCATGCTGCAACACGGACAGCCCGTGCCGGAGATCGTCGCGGTCTGCCACGCGCCCAACGAGCTGGGCCAGCATTTCTATATCCAGCGCTGGATACCGGGAGAGGATGGCACGACCGCCGTGGCGGCGATGTCGGCGCGGCAGCGCAGCGCGTTTGCCTGCGATTTTGGGCGGGCGGTCGCGCTGATGCATCGGATCGAAGGCGCGGCCTTCTCCGAGGATGCGCTGGGCGAGAACGTGCTGCCCTCCTGGCGGGATCTGTGCGCCACACGCCTATCGGACCTGATCCGGTCGAATGTGCAGGCGGCAGTGCTGCCCCCCGACCGGCTTGCGATCGTCGAGGAGCGCTGTGCCCGCATGATCGCCGAGCTTGCATCCGACATCGCGCCGGTGTTTACGCACCGCGACCTGTACTTGCCGAATACGCTGGTGCATGAGGGCAGGTTCAAGACCGTTATCGACTTCGAGAGCGTGCGATTTTACGATGGCCTCTGGGATTTTGTAAAGCTCTACGCCTGGGTCTTTCGCCACTATCCAGAGATGGAAGCGCCGTTTCTGGCGGGCTACCGGAGCGCGCAGCCGTGGCCCGCCGACGCGGCCAGGCGGATTTTGCTGTACCAGGGCCTCGAATATTTGGCCGCGCTGCCCTACTTCGCGCGGCAGTATCCGAGCCCGGATCGGCTGCGCGAGTTTCAAGGCTTGATGGCGCAGTGGCTCTCCGAGCGCGCGGTATCAAGTATGGGGTGA
- a CDS encoding amidohydrolase family protein encodes MDRTGRLQLNADWVLPIATPPIRRGCVVVEGSRIVFVGAQDSAPQLGAEVREYGPAILMPGLVNAHCHLNYSLLRGRLDFSDAFWTLKQISLIKHQVLTEEDTRAAVAFGALESIRFGITTVATVVDRHYLYTPRLSAALGLRTMGLLSIKRKTPQLETLDALLAEIAGPQQDGLLSVGLMPHTVYSLAPERLREVSRYAARRDLRVFIHLAELREELDFFKRVPRAYTEVGEGLRLFYENNDAVSSPVDAAYQADLLTSRTGAVHCAQLDDRDIELLRQAGSSVVLCPHTNLRMGNGLAPVHNLLAGGVEVCLGTDSAATSSRYDLFDEMHLLAFASRMAQPHLPELASEWIVRAATLSGAAALGLDDQIGSLEPGKSADLIAVALDPLACMGIDNPYDLLVYVCRCTDVCLTMIDGRVLYQRGHLLIDEAEAILQQARAATGHIGERLLHAPVLPISKESTE; translated from the coding sequence CAGATTGGGTGCTGCCGATCGCCACGCCTCCGATCCGGCGCGGCTGCGTTGTCGTCGAAGGCAGCCGGATCGTGTTTGTCGGCGCGCAAGACTCCGCGCCGCAGCTCGGTGCCGAGGTGCGCGAGTACGGCCCGGCGATCCTCATGCCGGGCCTGGTCAACGCCCACTGCCATTTGAACTATAGCCTGCTGCGCGGTCGACTCGATTTCAGCGATGCCTTCTGGACCTTGAAGCAGATCAGCCTGATCAAGCATCAAGTGCTGACCGAAGAAGATACCCGCGCGGCGGTCGCCTTCGGCGCGCTCGAATCGATCCGCTTTGGCATCACCACGGTTGCCACCGTCGTCGACCGGCATTACCTGTACACGCCGCGTCTGAGCGCTGCCCTGGGCCTGCGCACGATGGGCCTGCTGAGCATCAAGCGCAAAACACCGCAGCTAGAAACGCTCGACGCGCTGCTGGCGGAGATCGCCGGGCCGCAGCAGGACGGCCTGCTCTCGGTTGGTCTGATGCCGCATACCGTGTACAGCCTCGCGCCCGAACGGCTGCGCGAGGTCAGCCGCTACGCAGCGCGGCGCGATCTCAGGGTGTTCATCCATCTGGCCGAGCTGCGCGAGGAGCTGGATTTTTTCAAGCGGGTGCCACGAGCCTACACCGAGGTGGGCGAGGGCCTGCGGCTGTTCTACGAGAACAACGACGCCGTGAGCAGCCCGGTCGACGCGGCCTATCAGGCGGATCTGCTGACGAGCCGAACCGGCGCGGTCCACTGCGCGCAGCTCGACGATCGAGACATCGAGCTGCTGCGGCAGGCTGGCAGCTCCGTGGTGCTCTGCCCGCATACGAATCTGCGCATGGGCAACGGCCTTGCGCCTGTGCATAATCTGCTCGCGGGCGGCGTCGAGGTTTGCCTGGGCACGGACAGCGCCGCGACCAGCAGCCGCTACGATCTGTTCGACGAGATGCACCTGCTGGCCTTTGCCAGCCGCATGGCGCAGCCGCACCTGCCGGAGCTGGCATCGGAGTGGATTGTGCGCGCGGCGACGTTGAGCGGAGCGGCGGCGCTTGGCCTGGACGATCAGATCGGCTCGCTTGAGCCTGGCAAGTCCGCCGATCTGATCGCGGTCGCGCTTGACCCGCTGGCGTGTATGGGCATCGATAATCCGTACGATCTCCTGGTCTATGTCTGCCGCTGCACCGATGTCTGTCTGACGATGATCGACGGGCGCGTGCTCTACCAGCGCGGGCATCTGCTGATCGACGAGGCCGAGGCGATTCTTCAGCAGGCGCGCGCCGCGACGGGCCACATCGGGGAGCGGCTGCTGCATGCTCCGGTGCTGCCGATCTCAAAGGAGTCGACCGAATGA